A stretch of DNA from Pasteurellaceae bacterium RH1A:
GGCCTGATGGTGGTGGCTAAAAACATTCCAGCCCAGACCCATCTAGTCACGGCTCTGCAAAAACGCCAGATTACCCGTGAATACGAGGCCGTGGCCAGCGGGATTATGACCCAGGGCGGCAAGGTGGATGAGCCTATGGCTCGCCACCCAACCAAACGTACGGCTATGGCCGTTCACCCCATGGGCAAGCCGGCTGTGACCCATTATCGGATTATGGAGCGCTTCCGTAACTACACCCGCCTGCGTTTACGGCTAGAAACTGGCCGCACCCACCAAATTCGGGTACACATGGCCCATATTGCCCATCCGCTCTTGGGCGATCAGCTCTATGGTGGCCGGCCTCGCCCACCCAAGGGAGCCAGTGAGGACTTCCTCAGTGTCTTGCGAGGCTTCCAACGCCAGGCCCTGCACGCCATTATGCTGCGGCTTAACCACCCCATTACAGGCGAGCTGATGGAATGGCACGCCCCGCTGCCAGAGGATTTTGTGGAACTGGTGGAAGCCCTCAAGGCCGACTACCTACTCTATAAGGACGATTTAGATTATTAACTAGAAGTGAAGACTTAATTCACTTTTTGAGGCTTTTGTTTTGCTTTAGTTAAGAATACACTAGCATCCGTCTTTTACTTTATTCAATATCAGAGGTTTCTATGAAAAATGTACTCGTTTTAAAATCCAGTATCTTAGGCGACAATTCCCAATCATCCGCCCTAAGCGATTATTTTGTTGGTCAATTACAGGCCAATGTAACCACCCGTGATGTGGCCGCCCAGCCTCTACCTTACTTCACAGGCGAAGCCGCCCTTGCCACCCGTGGCCAACCGCAAAACGATGCCCAAAAGGCCTTGGCTGACTTGTCTGACAGCCTAATTGCAGAATTAAACGCAGCCGATCTTCTCGTGGTCAATGCTCCAATGTACAACTTCGGCATTCCAGCTCAACTTAAGAGCTACTTTGACTACATCTGCCGTGCCGGCGTAACCTTCCGCTACACCGAAAACGGCCCTGAAGGCTTGGTTAAATGCAAAAAAGCCGTGGTTATTCTTTCCACTGGCGGCTTCCACAAGGACACCGCTACAGATTTAGTTAAACAATATGTGCAAACCGTCCTAGGCTTTGTGGGCGTGAATGAAGTGCAATTTGTTTACGCTGAAGGCATCGGCTTCGGCCCAGAAGCGGTTGAAAAAGCCCAAAATCTTGCAAAAGCAGAATTGGATCAGATTGTTAAAGCTTTATAATTGATACCCTCAACGATGGCGCCAGCCTCCAGGCTGGTGCCTGTTTTTCGGCACAAGCGTGGACGCTTGCGCCATCTTTTATATTGGCTTAGCCAAAAAATCCGAAACCTTACTCCAACTCCCTCCACTTTTTTCGAGCAAATTTGTCGGAAATCACGCAAATTTGATCAAGCCTACTGTTTTTCTGGCGGAAAACTCGTATAATCGACAGGTCTTTTATTTTCACTTCAACCAAAGAGGACTTTTTATGGGTGGTATCAGCATTTGGCAACTCCTGATTATTGTGGCAATCATTGTCTTACTTTTCGGCACCAAGAAATTGCGGACACTCGGCACAGACTTGGGCGAATCGGTCAAGGGCTTTAAAAAGGCCATGAGCGATGACAAGAAACCTGAAGATGCGGGTTTTGAGAAAGTTGAGCAAAAAGCAGACGCTCAAACTGAACAAAAGGCCAAAGAAAAAGAGCAGGCATAATCCGTGTTTGATATTGGTTTCTCTGAACTGGTTCTCATCATGATTGTGGGCCTGGTTGTGCTAGGCCCCAAACGGTTACCAGTAGCAATTAAAACAGTAATGGGCTGGGTGGCGACCATCCGGGGCTTGGCTGCCAATGTGCAAAACGAGCTGGCCCAAGAACTGAAACTGCAAGAGTTGCAAGAGAGCATCAAAAAAGCCGAATCCCTCAACCTGACCCAGCTTTCCCCTGAGTTAAGCAAAACGGTGGAAGAGCTTAAACAGTCTGCCGAAAAAATGAAGGCCAATCTGGCGGAAGCCAAGGATAGCTTCGAGGGCTTGAGCAAGGAAGAGGTATCAGCCATTCAGGATAAGATCGAGGCCGAAAGCCAGCAGCTTGAGGCCCAAGATCAGGCTCAACAAGCGGCTGAAAAGGGCGAAAAACTTGCAAATGGGCAGGCACCCTCAAACAGTGAGCAAACACTTTCCGCCGATGAGTTGGCTGAATTGGCCGAAGAGGAATTGGATGAGGAGGCTCTGGCCGCCTACTATCCGCCTGATGATGACTTGGCCGTGGTCGAAAACACCTTAGAAAAGGAGAAGACCCATGTCAGTTGAGCAATCCCAATCCCTGATCAGCCACTTGGTGGAACTGCGTAACCGCCTAATGAAGGCGCTGATTTGCGTGCTCGTGGTTTTTGTCTGCCTGGTTTACTGGGCCAACGACATCTATTCTCTCCTGGCAACACCGCTGACAGAACGCTTACCAGCTGGGGCGACCATGATTGCAACCAATGTTGCAACGCCTTTTTTCACGCCCATCAAGCTGACAGCCATTGTATCGGTCTTCCTTTCCGTGCCTTATATTCTCTATCAAATCTGGGCCTTTGTGGCGCCCGCCCTCTATAAGCACGAAAAACGCCTGGTCTATCCGCTTCTGCTCTCCAGCACCGTATTGTTCTACACTGGCGTGGCCTTTGCCTATTATGTGGTTTTCCCCCTGGTCTTTGGTTTCTTAACCAGCACCGCACCCGAGGGCGTGACCATGGCCACCGACATCAGCAGCTATCTAGACTTCGTTCTGACCATCTTCCTGGCCTTTGGTATCTGCTTTGAAGTACCCGTCGCCATTATCCTGCTCTGCTGGTCGGGCGTAACCTCGGCAGAAGACCTACGAGGCAAGCGGCCTTACATTATTGTGGCGGCCTTTGTTATCGGCATGCTCTTAACCCCACCAGACATTTTCTCCCAAACCCTGCTGGCCATTCCCATGGTTATCTTATTTGAAATCGGGGTTATCTGCTCCCGCTTCTATGTGAAAAGGGATGAGGAGCAAGAAAATGCCATTAAACCTCAAGAGTAGCTTCGGCTACTCTTTTTTTTGGGCTAAAATAGGGCATCATGATTTTTAGGAACTTGCCATGCACACGCCCAATCAGCTCATTCAAATCCTCCCCCTCAACTGGCCAACCAAATTGCCGCAGGCGAAGTGGTGGAACGGCCGGCCTCGGTGGTCAAAGAATTAGTCGAAAACAGCCTGGATGCAGGCGCCAGCCTCATTCAGATTGAGATTGAAAAGGGCGGCGCCCAGCTTATTCGCATTCGGGATAATGGCTGCGGCATTGGCAAGCAGGACTTGAGCCTGGCCCTGGCCCGCCACGCTACCAGCAAGATTGCCAGCCTTGAAGACTTGGAAATGATCCTAAGCTTGGGCTTTCGGGGCGAGGCCTTAGCCAGTATCAGCTCAGTTTCCCGTCTGACCCTGACCTCCCGGCCGGCCTACCAAACCGAGGCCTGGCAGGCCTATGCTCAGGGGCGAGAAATGGCCGTCGAAATCCAGCCCGCCTCCCACCCTGTCGGCACCACCATTGAAGTGGCCAACCTCTTTTTCAACACGCCCGCCCGGCGCAAGTTCCTGCGTACCGACAAAACCGAATTCGCCCATATTGACGAAGTGGTCCGCCGCATTGCCCTGGCCAAGCCCAATGTGACCTTTATATTGAGCCACAACGATAAAAAAATCCGCCATTACAAGGCCGTGGCAGACCAAAGCCTTAAAGAACAAGAAAAACGGGTGGCGGCTATTTGCGGGGAAGACTTTGTAGCCAAAGCCTCCCACCTAGACTGGCAGCATGGAGACCTCCACCTACACGGCTGGATTGGACTGCCTAACCTGGCTCGCCCGCAAAATGATCTCTGCTACAGCTACGTCAATGGCCGCATGATGCGGGATAAGACCATCAACCACGCCATCCGCCAGGCTTACGGCGACAGCCTGCCCAAGGATCATTACCCGGCCTTTGTGCTGTTTCTGGACTTAGACCCAAGCCAAGTGGACGTGAACGTTCACCCTGCCAAGCATGAGGTTCGCTTCCACCAAGGGCGGCTGGTGCATGATTTTATCTATCAGGGCGTGCTCAACACCCTAGAGGCTCAAACCGATTTACCCCTGGCCCACCAAATCAACGAACCTGTTTCCAGTGTCTATCAGGCCAGCCCCAACCGTGCAGCCGCAGGCCAAAACATCTTCACCCAGCCCTATCAGGCCCCGCAAGCGGTGGAAAATAGCCAAAAATTTGCAAGCCCCGCTTATCCAGCCAGAAGGACAAGTGTGAGCAAGTCAGCCCAGAAATGGTATGGGGAATTGGTGGGCAAAGGAGAGAGTTCCCCCCTCAGCCCTTCGGGCAGCTCCCCCGCAAGCGGGTGGAGCGAAAGCATCGCCTTCTCACCAGCAAGCAGAACAGGAAAAGTCGCAAAGCTCTCCTTCCCTCCACCTGCTTGCAGAAGAGCAAAACCGCCAAGATCATCTTCCCTCCACCCGCCTGCGGGGGAGGTGCCGAAGGCGGAGGGGGGCGGTTTAGAGAAAAACGCCTCAACCAATTTGCAAAAAAGCCCCAATATAGAACCGCTTGCTACCTCAAATGAGCTAGCACAGGTGCTTGCCGTGGTACAAAACAAGGCCCTCCTACTCAAGCAAGGAGAAGCCTTCTACCTGCTTTCCCTGCAAAAATTAGCGGCCCTTAAATTGCATAGTCAGCTCAAAGCTCAAGACAGCCAAGCCCTGCTTATTCCGCTCAACCTCCAGCTTAATGCCCAAGAAAGCCAAGCCTTTGAGGCCAAACATCAAGCCCTAACTGACCTAGGCTTTGTTTTCCAACACAAACGCTTGGGCCAAATGGAACGCATCACCGTCAATCAAGTTCCCCGCTGCCTACGGGAACAAAACCTACAACAGCTCCTCCTCGGCGCCCTACAAGCGGAAGATTTAGACCAATTTTTTGCAAATTTTGCCCCAATCCCAACCGTTTGTTCTTTGGCCGAGGGCATTGCCCTCTTAGCGGAAGTGGAGCAGGCTTGTAAGAAAGAGGAGTTGGAGGGGTTAATGATTGAAGTGGATTTTGGGGGTTATTTGGAGCAGATCTAGCCTGTTTAGAAAATGCTGGGATAGGCGCCAGTATGGAGGCCGGCGCCATCGGTGAATTATCCCTAAACTAACTACTTAATACCCTGCTCATGTAGTTTGCGATATTCATCACAACCTGTGGTTTCTGCATTTTTACACGCCAAGCCAAAATAGTATTTTGCCTGAGACTTATCCAAACCAACTAGCCCAGTGGCATATAGAAGCCCTAAATTAAATTGTGCTTTTGCGTGGTTTTGTTTGGCGGCTTTTCGCCAATAAGCCCAAGCTGTCCAATGGTCTTTAGGCACGCCCTTGCCTTCAAAATGTAGCAGACCTAAATTGAACTGGGCTTGTTTGTTGCCATTGTGGGCAGCTTGTTTATACCAATACACAGCTTGGTGGTAATCTTGCTCTACACCTAGCCCCCATTCATATTTGCCTGCCAGTGCATTTTGTGCAACCACATCGCCCTGTTTCGCTGCTTTTTCAAACCACGCGGCTGAAAGTTCTTCATTATGCGGCAGGCCCAGTCCTTCACCATACATCACACCCAGAAAATATTGCCCATCCATTGAGCCTTGCTCTGCGGCTTTACGATACCATTTTGCAGCTTCTTCAAAATCCTGTTTTACCCCATAGCCCTCATAATATTTTGCAGCTAGGTAAAGCTGCGCCTCCATATTGCCCTGCTCTGCATATTGGATAAGTTGAGTCTGAGGCATATTTTGAAAAGGGCTTTGAGCAAGAGTAAAGGAAGAGCTAAATAGCCCTAGAATCAACCACAAAAGCAACTTCACCTTCATCACTTTTCCTCAATAAACACTCTCTACCCAATTTGCATTAGGTAGCGAGTTAAATGAATATCTATTTTACAGGCAAACCATTTGCCATTCTATTATAAGCATCACAATAAGCTTGGTCTCCAAAACCCTCACAAAGTGCTCTCATTCGCTT
This window harbors:
- a CDS encoding 23S rRNA pseudouridine(1911/1915/1917) synthase — translated: MTQQMILQAQVPADLLGARLDQALAQIFPDYSRSRIKVWIESDLVTVNGQICNKAREKVFGGESVEIQAEVEEEVRFEPQNIPLNIVYEDDDIIVINKPKDLVVHPGAGNPDGTVLNALLYHYPPIAEVPRAGIVHRLDKDTTGLMVVAKNIPAQTHLVTALQKRQITREYEAVASGIMTQGGKVDEPMARHPTKRTAMAVHPMGKPAVTHYRIMERFRNYTRLRLRLETGRTHQIRVHMAHIAHPLLGDQLYGGRPRPPKGASEDFLSVLRGFQRQALHAIMLRLNHPITGELMEWHAPLPEDFVELVEALKADYLLYKDDLDY
- a CDS encoding twin arginine-targeting protein translocase TatC; the protein is MSVEQSQSLISHLVELRNRLMKALICVLVVFVCLVYWANDIYSLLATPLTERLPAGATMIATNVATPFFTPIKLTAIVSVFLSVPYILYQIWAFVAPALYKHEKRLVYPLLLSSTVLFYTGVAFAYYVVFPLVFGFLTSTAPEGVTMATDISSYLDFVLTIFLAFGICFEVPVAIILLCWSGVTSAEDLRGKRPYIIVAAFVIGMLLTPPDIFSQTLLAIPMVILFEIGVICSRFYVKRDEEQENAIKPQE
- the tatA gene encoding preprotein translocase subunit SecA (TatA; similar to TatE that is found in some proteobacteria; part of system that translocates proteins with a conserved twin arginine motif across the inner membrane; capable of translocating folded substrates typically those with bound cofactors; similar to a protein import system in thylakoid membranes); amino-acid sequence: MGGISIWQLLIIVAIIVLLFGTKKLRTLGTDLGESVKGFKKAMSDDKKPEDAGFEKVEQKADAQTEQKAKEKEQA
- a CDS encoding DNA mismatch repair protein MutL, giving the protein MANQIAAGEVVERPASVVKELVENSLDAGASLIQIEIEKGGAQLIRIRDNGCGIGKQDLSLALARHATSKIASLEDLEMILSLGFRGEALASISSVSRLTLTSRPAYQTEAWQAYAQGREMAVEIQPASHPVGTTIEVANLFFNTPARRKFLRTDKTEFAHIDEVVRRIALAKPNVTFILSHNDKKIRHYKAVADQSLKEQEKRVAAICGEDFVAKASHLDWQHGDLHLHGWIGLPNLARPQNDLCYSYVNGRMMRDKTINHAIRQAYGDSLPKDHYPAFVLFLDLDPSQVDVNVHPAKHEVRFHQGRLVHDFIYQGVLNTLEAQTDLPLAHQINEPVSSVYQASPNRAAAGQNIFTQPYQAPQAVENSQKFASPAYPARRTSVSKSAQKWYGELVGKGESSPLSPSGSSPASGWSESIAFSPASRTGKVAKLSFPPPACRRAKPPRSSSLHPPAGEVPKAEGGGLEKNASTNLQKSPNIEPLATSNELAQVLAVVQNKALLLKQGEAFYLLSLQKLAALKLHSQLKAQDSQALLIPLNLQLNAQESQAFEAKHQALTDLGFVFQHKRLGQMERITVNQVPRCLREQNLQQLLLGALQAEDLDQFFANFAPIPTVCSLAEGIALLAEVEQACKKEELEGLMIEVDFGGYLEQI
- a CDS encoding FMN-dependent NADH-azoreductase — protein: MKNVLVLKSSILGDNSQSSALSDYFVGQLQANVTTRDVAAQPLPYFTGEAALATRGQPQNDAQKALADLSDSLIAELNAADLLVVNAPMYNFGIPAQLKSYFDYICRAGVTFRYTENGPEGLVKCKKAVVILSTGGFHKDTATDLVKQYVQTVLGFVGVNEVQFVYAEGIGFGPEAVEKAQNLAKAELDQIVKAL
- a CDS encoding twin arginine-targeting protein translocase TatB; translated protein: MFDIGFSELVLIMIVGLVVLGPKRLPVAIKTVMGWVATIRGLAANVQNELAQELKLQELQESIKKAESLNLTQLSPELSKTVEELKQSAEKMKANLAEAKDSFEGLSKEEVSAIQDKIEAESQQLEAQDQAQQAAEKGEKLANGQAPSNSEQTLSADELAELAEEELDEEALAAYYPPDDDLAVVENTLEKEKTHVS